A DNA window from Vibrio cidicii contains the following coding sequences:
- the flgK gene encoding flagellar hook-associated protein FlgK, producing the protein MASDLLNVGTQSVLTAQRQLNTTGHNISNVNTEGYSRQSVVQATNDPRQFGGSTFGMGVHVENVRRSWDQFAVNELNLSATNYANKSDVEANLEMLSGMLSSVASKKIPENLNEWFDALKTLADSPNDIGARKVLLEKARIIAETVNGFHETVRQQYDVTNKKLDMGIERINQIAVEIRDIHRLMMRTPGQHNDLMDQHEKLVKELSEYTKVTVTPRSNAEGFNIHIGNGHTLVSGTEASQLKMIGGYPDVHQRRLAIYEGNSLKPIKSVALDGKLGAMLDMRDNQIPHVMDEMGRMAAAFSNEVNLLQKQGLDLRGNIGGLIFTDVNSELIAKSRAVAAPDSTAEVAVFINDIAALQGGEYALRYDGSNYTVTKPSGETVTVSLDSAKSAFYLDGMRVEVRNEPKSGEKILLRPTRNSAAQMKVQTNDANAIAAQSYEASTTFAQGTAQFNILAAGDLREFEVIVSPKGDQFAVIDTKGNVVRSPAPYPPKGPISVVLPSNHPSYKDGKETVFELTTGALANDKFTANLVPSDGDNGNLRKMQQIQLDKKMDGNKSTILDVYHNLNTNVGLRNSTATRLANIAQHENEAAQERVAAISGVNLDEEASNMMRFQQAYMASSRIMQAANDTFNTILQLR; encoded by the coding sequence ATGGCGTCGGATCTTCTGAATGTAGGTACTCAGAGTGTACTTACGGCTCAGAGACAGTTAAACACCACCGGTCATAACATTTCTAATGTCAATACAGAAGGTTATAGCCGTCAGTCTGTGGTTCAGGCGACCAACGACCCACGTCAATTTGGCGGTTCTACGTTTGGTATGGGCGTGCATGTGGAAAATGTTCGCCGCTCATGGGACCAATTTGCCGTCAATGAACTGAATCTCTCTGCCACTAATTATGCCAACAAGAGCGATGTCGAAGCCAACCTAGAGATGCTCTCCGGTATGCTCTCTTCTGTGGCGTCGAAGAAAATTCCAGAAAACCTTAATGAATGGTTTGATGCCCTAAAAACGTTGGCAGACAGCCCAAACGACATTGGTGCGCGTAAAGTGTTGCTTGAAAAGGCGCGAATTATTGCCGAAACGGTAAACGGTTTTCACGAAACGGTTCGACAGCAGTATGACGTGACCAACAAAAAGTTGGATATGGGCATCGAACGCATCAACCAGATCGCGGTGGAAATTCGTGACATTCATCGCTTAATGATGCGCACCCCGGGGCAGCACAATGACTTGATGGACCAGCATGAAAAGTTGGTTAAAGAGCTGTCTGAGTACACCAAAGTCACCGTTACGCCACGCTCAAATGCGGAAGGTTTCAATATTCATATCGGTAACGGCCACACTTTGGTCTCGGGCACGGAAGCAAGTCAACTTAAGATGATTGGCGGCTACCCAGACGTTCATCAACGCCGTCTCGCCATCTACGAAGGGAATTCACTAAAACCGATTAAAAGTGTTGCCTTAGACGGCAAACTCGGCGCCATGCTGGATATGCGTGACAATCAGATCCCCCATGTTATGGATGAAATGGGCAGAATGGCGGCGGCATTTTCGAATGAAGTTAACCTGTTACAAAAGCAAGGTCTGGATCTACGCGGCAACATTGGTGGGTTGATTTTTACCGATGTCAACTCGGAGTTAATTGCCAAATCGCGCGCGGTGGCTGCGCCGGATTCAACGGCTGAAGTTGCCGTCTTCATCAATGACATTGCCGCCTTACAGGGCGGCGAGTATGCCCTGCGCTATGATGGCAGTAACTACACCGTGACCAAACCGTCTGGTGAAACCGTTACGGTTTCACTCGATTCTGCTAAGTCCGCTTTCTATCTGGACGGCATGCGGGTTGAAGTGCGCAACGAACCGAAATCAGGTGAAAAGATCCTCTTGCGCCCGACGCGCAATTCAGCGGCACAGATGAAGGTGCAAACCAATGATGCCAATGCCATTGCCGCGCAGAGCTACGAAGCGTCCACCACTTTTGCCCAAGGTACCGCCCAGTTCAATATTTTGGCTGCGGGTGACTTGCGTGAATTTGAAGTGATTGTATCGCCTAAAGGCGACCAGTTTGCAGTGATTGACACCAAAGGTAACGTGGTGCGCAGCCCTGCGCCTTATCCACCAAAAGGGCCAATTTCTGTAGTGCTGCCTTCGAACCATCCTAGCTACAAAGACGGCAAGGAGACGGTGTTTGAGTTGACCACCGGTGCGCTGGCAAACGATAAGTTCACGGCAAACCTTGTCCCCTCGGATGGTGATAACGGCAATTTGCGAAAAATGCAGCAAATTCAGTTGGATAAAAAAATGGACGGCAATAAGTCGACCATTTTGGATGTGTATCACAACCTCAATACCAACGTTGGATTACGCAACTCAACGGCAACGCGCCTCGCGAACATCGCCCAGCATGAGAATGAAGCGGCGCAAGAGAGAGTGGCGGCGATTTCTGGGGTCAACTTGGATGAAGAAGCGTCCAACATGATGCGTTTTCAGCAAGCCTACATGGCGTCGTCCCGCATCATGCAGGCCGCCAACGATACCTTTAACACCATTTTGCAATTGCGATAG